One part of the Papilio machaon chromosome 5, ilPapMach1.1, whole genome shotgun sequence genome encodes these proteins:
- the LOC106721398 gene encoding uncharacterized protein LOC106721398 — protein sequence MIFRCGLLICFLTFATTSEDFYRDGWYGRGGSELDSIYSLWPSVHNAARLIKLRKRETQEQIGANEGGGNDIKIPNPETKQTQSLDTENKQISVSHDIPNNTANQDSPKVNTTLNELQKNDTKASPVLPKAVNTTEVKHNETAPSQLDINSPGVLKRGLIVFGGFAFLAGAYFIWHRRSGKKNDVNNSHGTNETNQFRYGVLQSDDRRDNMELSRIPLTMESDDDDDEDLEIFDLKQKQKSLSYVNLQTQEDDIVANTIDFDKDNNLLLDIEDNTSDTLINWSNNANKSVI from the exons ATGATTTTCCGGTGCGGTTTACTAATATGTTTTCTAACTTTTGCCACAACCTCCGAAGATTTTTATAGAGATGGTTGGTATGGGCGAGGCGGTTCAGAGTTAGATAGTATATATTCATTGTGGCCATCAGTGCATAATGCGGCgagattaataaaacttcgaAAAAGAGAAACGCAGGAGCAAATAGGTGCAAACGAAGGTGGAGGAAACGATATTAAGATTCCAAATCCAGAGACTAAACAAACACAGTCATTGGACActgaaaacaaacaaatcagtGTTAGTCATGATATCCCAAATAACACTGCAAATCAAGATTCTCCGAAAG TTAATACTACACTGaatgaattacaaaaaaatgataCAAAAGCATCACCAGTCTTACCAAAGGCAGTAAATACCACTGAAGTAAAACATAATGAAACAGCACCAAGTCAACTGGATATTAACAGTCCGGGAGTTTTAAAGAGGGGCCTAATTGTTTTCGGTGGATTTGCATTTTTAGCTGGTGCATACTTCATATGGCACAG AAGGAGCGGCAAGAAAAATGATGTCAACAACTCGCATGGCACCAATGAAACAAATCAATTTAGATATGGTGTTCTCCAATCTGATGACAGAAGAGATAATATGGAACTTTCCAGAATACCATTAACAATGGAgtcagatgatgatgatgatgaagatttGGAGATTTTCGACTTGAAGCAGAAACAGAAATCATTGTCTTATGTAAATCTGCAAACTCAAGAAGATGACATAGTCGCAAACACTATTGACtttgataaagataataatCTCTTGTTAGACATAGAAGATAACACATCTGACACTCTTATAAACTGGTCGAATAATGCCAATAAATCtgttatatag